The following are from one region of the Methanothermobacter sp. genome:
- a CDS encoding DUF1894 domain-containing protein → MSFCIETYLQQSDDYEIHMTRSGFRECAAFIEKKAKRVVYIRPGEKILGARIIGIPPVPVGIDKERSTVMIPYTKPCYGTAVIEIPVDEDEIEKIIEVAEHRR, encoded by the coding sequence ATGTCATTCTGCATAGAGACCTACCTGCAGCAGTCCGACGACTATGAAATCCACATGACCCGTTCAGGGTTCAGGGAATGTGCCGCATTCATTGAGAAAAAGGCAAAGAGGGTCGTCTATATAAGGCCCGGCGAGAAGATACTGGGTGCAAGGATAATAGGAATACCCCCAGTACCCGTGGGCATAGATAAGGAACGCTCAACCGTGATGATACCCTACACAAAGCCCTGTTATGGGACAGCTGTCATAGAGATACCCGTCGATGAGGATGAAATAGAGAAAATAATTGAAGTTGCAGAGCACCGACGGTGA
- a CDS encoding methionine synthase — protein sequence MVITTVVGSYPATPRGPETLRERISSFLGSYDACRPAIETAVRDQVMAGIDIISDGQVRGDMVGHFAEAMGGMMVKDGISIIFSRITPPSGSIGSHDLRYAMGILKKLTDDESKGVKGIITGPSTMVHASRIEGFYSPQKRERAIMDMAEALRVEAEHLQDAGAVMIQIDEPFLSTGMVDMGTARRAVKRISGALHVDVSLHVCGDISGVIGELLTFPVDMLDLEFAGRPSNLEVLAEKWRGDKKLGFGCVDTSTEAVESTDTIKDLIKRGADIVGKDNLYIDPDCGMRKLPRKAAFAKLRNMVKAASEF from the coding sequence ATGGTGATCACAACAGTGGTTGGAAGCTACCCCGCAACCCCCCGGGGACCTGAAACATTAAGGGAACGAATTTCAAGTTTTCTCGGGTCCTATGATGCCTGCAGACCCGCCATAGAAACTGCCGTAAGGGACCAGGTAATGGCAGGGATTGACATCATCTCAGATGGACAGGTGAGGGGGGACATGGTGGGCCACTTTGCAGAGGCAATGGGTGGCATGATGGTAAAGGATGGAATATCAATCATATTTTCAAGGATAACACCCCCTTCAGGCTCCATAGGATCACATGATCTCAGATATGCAATGGGAATACTCAAGAAACTTACAGATGACGAATCAAAGGGTGTTAAGGGGATAATCACAGGACCATCCACCATGGTGCACGCATCAAGGATAGAGGGATTCTACAGCCCCCAGAAGAGGGAGAGGGCAATTATGGATATGGCAGAGGCCCTTAGGGTTGAGGCCGAACACCTCCAGGATGCAGGGGCAGTCATGATACAGATAGATGAACCATTCCTCTCAACGGGTATGGTGGATATGGGGACAGCAAGAAGGGCTGTTAAACGCATTTCAGGGGCCCTCCATGTGGATGTCTCTCTACATGTATGCGGTGACATCAGCGGGGTTATTGGGGAACTCCTCACATTCCCAGTTGATATGCTGGACCTTGAGTTTGCAGGAAGACCATCAAACCTTGAAGTGCTGGCAGAGAAATGGAGGGGCGATAAAAAACTGGGATTCGGCTGCGTTGACACATCAACTGAGGCTGTTGAGTCCACCGATACCATAAAAGACCTTATTAAAAGGGGTGCTGATATAGTCGGGAAGGATAACCTCTATATAGACCCTGACTGTGGAATGAGGAAACTTCCAAGGAAGGCGGCATTCGCCAAACTCAGAAACATGGTTAAGGCTGCATCAGAGTTTTAG
- the aroA gene encoding 3-phosphoshikimate 1-carboxyvinyltransferase: MELRVDVSSELSGTVKAPPSKSYTHRAVIVAALADGISEIRDPLVAEDTLSSVEACRAFGVDIEGSEKWYVTGSGGELETPDDVVYLGNSGTTLRIMTSVAGLAENYTILTGDESLRTRPMQPLLDALKPLGVEAVSSRMNGLPPVIIRGGFRGGETSIEGSLSSQFISSILIAAPLSEGVDLKVEGEFISRPYVDMTLDVMEKFSVPVEYSDGVFSVEPSRYRGRKYTVEGDYSSASYLAGAVAVAGGKVRIENLFRDSRQGDRIILDIIREMGADVVAGDDHVVVSSTGELSGVQVDLHDAPDLLPTVAVLGALADGRTEIRGVEHARYKETDRIRTCATELGRLGVEVKELRDGMVIEGGVRGGVVSSHGDHRLAMAFTLIGLREGIKIMDGEVFSVSFPDFPERMKSIGCRINFPQH, translated from the coding sequence ATGGAACTTAGAGTTGATGTGTCATCTGAACTTTCAGGGACGGTCAAGGCCCCGCCATCCAAGAGTTACACCCACCGGGCGGTCATAGTGGCGGCTCTTGCAGATGGCATATCAGAGATCAGGGACCCCCTTGTGGCGGAGGACACCCTCTCCTCGGTGGAGGCCTGCCGGGCATTCGGGGTTGACATAGAGGGCAGTGAGAAATGGTACGTCACCGGAAGTGGGGGTGAACTTGAAACACCCGACGATGTTGTATACCTTGGAAATTCAGGGACGACCCTGCGCATCATGACCTCGGTGGCTGGCCTTGCAGAGAACTACACTATACTCACCGGTGATGAGTCCCTCAGGACAAGACCCATGCAGCCCCTCCTGGACGCCCTCAAACCACTCGGCGTTGAGGCGGTATCCTCAAGGATGAACGGCCTCCCCCCTGTTATAATAAGGGGAGGGTTCAGGGGTGGCGAGACGTCAATAGAGGGGAGTCTGAGTTCACAGTTCATATCATCGATCCTCATAGCAGCACCCCTCTCGGAGGGCGTTGACCTGAAGGTTGAAGGGGAGTTCATATCAAGGCCCTACGTTGACATGACCCTTGATGTGATGGAGAAATTCTCTGTCCCGGTGGAATACTCTGATGGCGTATTCTCTGTTGAACCATCCAGGTACAGGGGAAGGAAGTACACGGTTGAGGGTGACTACTCCTCTGCATCCTACCTTGCAGGGGCAGTTGCAGTTGCAGGCGGAAAGGTCAGAATCGAGAACCTCTTCAGGGATTCCAGGCAGGGCGACCGTATCATACTTGATATAATCAGGGAAATGGGGGCCGATGTTGTGGCAGGAGATGACCACGTGGTTGTATCATCCACCGGGGAACTTTCAGGTGTCCAGGTGGACCTCCATGACGCCCCGGACCTCCTTCCAACTGTAGCGGTCCTTGGGGCCCTTGCAGATGGACGAACCGAGATAAGGGGAGTTGAACATGCAAGGTACAAGGAAACAGACAGGATAAGGACATGCGCCACTGAACTTGGAAGGCTGGGAGTGGAGGTTAAGGAGCTACGGGACGGAATGGTCATTGAGGGTGGTGTGAGGGGTGGTGTGGTCTCATCCCACGGCGACCACAGACTTGCAATGGCTTTCACCCTTATAGGTCTCAGGGAGGGCATAAAGATAATGGATGGTGAGGTCTTCAGTGTTTCGTTTCCTGATTTTCCAGAGAGGATGAAGTCAATTGGGTGCCGGATAAACTTCCCGCAGCATTAA
- a CDS encoding valine--tRNA ligase, whose product MTDNQISKDYNHKNEVKWQKKWQEDGIYRFIGSGTKPRYIIDTPPPYPTGSIHMGHVLNWVYMDIIARFRRMRGFDVLFPQGWDCHGLPTEVKVEETYNIKKSDVSREEFRRLCVELTQENIKMMKEQMQRLGFSQDWSHEFVTMTPEYMRRTQLSFLRMYEDGLIYQGVHPVNWCPRCETAIAFAEVEYVENETNLNYVRFPVNGGEDIEIATTRPELMAACVAVAVHPDDERFSEFEGKEIEVPLFGQKVKLIKDPDVDPEFGTGAVMICTFGDKTDVTWVNRHNLDIIEAIDERGYMTEAAGKYKGLTIRECKEQIVKDLEREGFLLKKEPVKQNVGTCWRCKTPIEILVKKQWFVAVKKLIPDVRRAAEEMEWVPEHMKTRLLNWTGSMDWDWCISRQRIFATPIPVWYCKECGRVHVADEDMLPVDPTKDEPGIKCECGSTEFIGEEDVLDTWMDSSISPLSVAGWPDESYRDLFPANLRPQGHDIIRTWAFYTILRCLALTGEKPFNEIVINGMVFGEDGHKMSKSRGNVIAPEEVLEDYGADALRLWAAGSVPGSDVPFAWKDVKYGYKFLRKFWNAFRFISIHLGDEREAEFRPLDRWILSRLMNLVRDVTESLEEYNFAAAVGRIQNFVWHDFCDEYIEAVKYRLYSEGDEASRVAAQTTLRLVLETCLRLLAPVTPHFTEEVHQHIGEGSIHVKSWPEYRPELVDPEIERMGDLAVEVIGEIRRFKSSSKMPLNAPLQSATIYTDEDSAAMIEPFLQDIAGTMNISEVGLETGEPEIRERVVELEPRMERIGPEFRGDAPAIISYLQESDPQDVYDELQEKGEIEVAGRRLTAEYISFRKEVVGTAGERVDVLNMDEPEIIIEIVR is encoded by the coding sequence ATGACCGATAACCAGATCTCAAAGGATTACAACCATAAAAACGAGGTTAAATGGCAGAAAAAATGGCAGGAAGATGGCATATACCGGTTCATAGGGTCAGGGACAAAGCCCAGGTACATCATAGACACGCCACCACCATACCCCACAGGATCCATACACATGGGTCACGTACTCAACTGGGTCTATATGGACATAATAGCAAGGTTCAGGAGGATGAGGGGATTCGATGTCCTCTTTCCCCAGGGCTGGGACTGTCATGGTCTCCCAACGGAGGTAAAGGTTGAGGAGACCTATAACATAAAGAAGAGTGATGTTTCCCGTGAGGAATTCAGGCGCCTCTGCGTGGAACTAACACAGGAAAACATAAAGATGATGAAGGAGCAGATGCAGCGCCTTGGCTTCAGCCAGGACTGGAGCCATGAATTCGTGACCATGACCCCCGAGTACATGAGGAGAACCCAGCTCTCATTCCTCCGCATGTACGAGGACGGCCTCATATACCAGGGCGTGCACCCGGTCAACTGGTGTCCAAGGTGTGAAACTGCGATAGCCTTTGCAGAGGTTGAATACGTTGAGAACGAGACAAACCTCAACTATGTGAGGTTCCCTGTTAATGGTGGTGAAGATATAGAGATAGCCACAACAAGGCCGGAGCTCATGGCAGCCTGCGTGGCGGTGGCTGTGCACCCTGATGATGAGAGATTCAGTGAATTTGAGGGTAAGGAGATAGAGGTACCCCTATTCGGCCAGAAGGTTAAACTGATAAAGGACCCTGATGTTGACCCTGAATTCGGTACTGGCGCTGTCATGATATGTACCTTCGGGGACAAGACAGACGTTACCTGGGTCAACCGCCATAACCTAGACATTATAGAAGCGATAGATGAAAGGGGTTACATGACAGAGGCCGCAGGCAAATACAAGGGTCTTACCATAAGGGAGTGCAAAGAACAGATAGTTAAGGACCTTGAAAGGGAGGGCTTCCTCCTGAAAAAGGAGCCTGTCAAGCAGAACGTGGGCACCTGCTGGAGGTGCAAGACACCCATAGAGATCCTGGTCAAGAAGCAGTGGTTTGTGGCGGTAAAGAAACTCATACCCGATGTTAGAAGGGCCGCTGAGGAAATGGAATGGGTGCCCGAACACATGAAGACCAGGCTCCTCAACTGGACAGGGTCCATGGACTGGGACTGGTGCATATCAAGGCAGAGGATATTCGCAACACCCATACCCGTCTGGTACTGCAAGGAATGCGGAAGGGTCCACGTTGCAGATGAGGATATGCTTCCGGTTGACCCTACAAAGGATGAACCAGGAATAAAATGTGAATGCGGAAGCACAGAATTCATTGGCGAGGAGGACGTCCTTGACACCTGGATGGACAGCTCAATATCCCCTCTCTCGGTTGCAGGATGGCCAGATGAATCCTACAGGGACCTCTTCCCCGCAAACCTGAGGCCACAGGGACACGACATAATCCGTACCTGGGCATTCTACACCATACTCAGATGCCTAGCACTTACCGGTGAAAAACCCTTCAATGAGATAGTGATAAACGGGATGGTCTTCGGTGAGGACGGACATAAGATGAGCAAGTCCAGGGGAAATGTGATAGCACCAGAGGAGGTCCTTGAGGACTACGGTGCCGATGCACTGAGGCTCTGGGCCGCAGGCAGTGTGCCAGGGTCAGACGTTCCATTTGCCTGGAAGGACGTGAAGTACGGCTACAAGTTCCTGAGGAAATTCTGGAATGCATTCAGGTTCATAAGTATCCACCTGGGAGATGAGAGGGAAGCGGAATTCAGGCCGCTTGACCGCTGGATACTCTCCAGGCTCATGAACCTGGTGAGAGACGTTACAGAGAGTCTGGAGGAGTACAACTTCGCAGCAGCGGTGGGGAGGATCCAGAATTTCGTCTGGCATGACTTCTGTGACGAGTACATAGAGGCTGTCAAGTACCGGCTGTACTCAGAGGGGGATGAGGCCTCAAGGGTGGCAGCCCAGACCACCCTGCGGCTGGTCCTTGAGACATGCCTCAGGCTCCTTGCCCCGGTGACACCCCACTTCACAGAGGAGGTTCACCAGCACATCGGTGAGGGATCAATACATGTGAAAAGCTGGCCAGAGTACCGACCTGAGCTGGTTGATCCTGAAATCGAGAGGATGGGTGACCTTGCAGTTGAGGTTATAGGTGAAATCAGGAGGTTCAAGTCATCATCAAAGATGCCCCTCAACGCACCTCTCCAATCAGCCACCATCTACACGGATGAGGATTCAGCGGCGATGATAGAACCATTCCTCCAGGACATAGCAGGGACGATGAATATATCTGAGGTGGGCCTTGAGACAGGTGAACCTGAAATAAGAGAGCGGGTCGTGGAACTTGAACCGAGAATGGAGAGGATAGGGCCTGAGTTCAGGGGAGACGCCCCTGCCATAATCTCCTATCTTCAGGAATCTGACCCCCAGGATGTCTACGATGAACTCCAGGAAAAGGGGGAAATAGAGGTTGCTGGAAGAAGACTCACAGCCGAATACATAAGCTTCAGAAAGGAGGTTGTGGGAACAGCCGGCGAAAGGGTCGATGTGCTCAACATGGATGAACCTGAGATCATAATAGAAATAGTGCGCTGA
- a CDS encoding DUF362 domain-containing protein produces the protein MPSVSVTHCQSYDPEEVRDGVRECLDHLGGVKKFASPGERVLLKPNMLMAAPPERHVTTHPAVIEAVAELFIDIGAEVRVGDSPGGSFRNIENFWRATGILDVAERLDIELINFEASGSYLMGGEGYPISRPVVDSDTVVNLPKLKTHSMTIFTCAVKNMYGAVPGFRKADYHREHPGPSEFAEKLLEIYLLTDPALTLVDGVVGMEGNGPSGGDPRDLGLLLASEDALALDIYIPLLLGMDPFRVPVNEAARRRNLAPDPSDIEVLGFEAEVVDDFRWPSNIYYTLDLLPSGLARALMKLWWSRPAIDPERCRNCNVCVESCPADALKSGALVPEFDYSSCINCLCCMEVCPHRAFYQDKSLLYRLTSLFSGVLK, from the coding sequence ATGCCATCAGTATCAGTAACTCACTGCCAGTCCTATGACCCTGAAGAGGTGAGGGATGGTGTTAGGGAGTGCCTGGATCACCTGGGGGGTGTTAAAAAATTCGCATCACCCGGTGAGAGGGTCCTTCTGAAACCCAACATGCTCATGGCAGCCCCCCCTGAGAGACACGTCACAACACATCCAGCGGTTATCGAGGCGGTTGCAGAGCTCTTCATAGACATTGGGGCGGAGGTAAGAGTTGGGGACAGTCCAGGTGGATCCTTCAGGAATATAGAGAATTTCTGGAGGGCCACAGGGATACTTGACGTGGCAGAGAGGCTTGATATTGAACTCATAAACTTTGAGGCATCCGGGTCATACTTAATGGGAGGGGAGGGCTACCCCATCTCAAGGCCAGTTGTGGATAGTGACACCGTTGTCAACCTCCCCAAGCTCAAGACCCACTCCATGACCATCTTCACCTGTGCTGTCAAGAACATGTACGGTGCTGTACCCGGCTTCAGGAAGGCTGATTATCACAGGGAACACCCGGGGCCATCTGAGTTTGCTGAGAAGCTCCTCGAGATCTACCTGCTTACGGATCCTGCACTCACCCTGGTGGATGGGGTGGTGGGGATGGAGGGCAATGGTCCCTCAGGAGGGGATCCAAGAGACCTTGGGCTTCTTCTGGCATCCGAGGATGCACTGGCACTTGACATTTACATACCCCTGCTCCTTGGGATGGACCCGTTCAGGGTACCTGTGAATGAGGCTGCAAGGAGGAGAAACCTTGCTCCTGACCCTTCAGATATAGAAGTTCTGGGATTCGAAGCTGAAGTGGTGGATGACTTCAGGTGGCCCTCCAACATATACTACACCCTTGATCTGCTCCCATCGGGTCTTGCACGTGCACTCATGAAACTCTGGTGGTCAAGGCCAGCCATAGACCCTGAAAGGTGCAGGAACTGTAATGTATGTGTTGAGAGTTGCCCTGCCGACGCCCTGAAGTCAGGGGCGCTGGTACCAGAGTTTGACTACTCCAGCTGCATAAACTGCCTCTGCTGCATGGAGGTATGCCCACACAGGGCTTTCTACCAGGATAAAAGCCTCCTCTACAGGCTTACCAGTCTGTTCTCGGGGGTGCTCAAATAG
- a CDS encoding DUF1890 domain-containing protein produces the protein MKALMILGCPESPVQVPLAIYTSHKLRKKGFSVTLTANPAAIRLVQVADPEGVYTGDITDLDSCLNELSEGDYEFLVGFVPNDAAAAYLATFAGILNTETLAVVFERDAETLEKLVDAVMEGTKAEVIAARAHHNPAPLRVRIDRFLEEL, from the coding sequence ATGAAAGCTTTGATGATACTCGGATGCCCGGAGTCCCCGGTTCAGGTTCCCCTGGCAATCTACACCTCACACAAACTCAGGAAGAAGGGTTTCAGTGTTACCCTAACAGCAAATCCCGCTGCAATAAGGCTTGTGCAGGTCGCAGACCCAGAGGGTGTATACACTGGTGACATCACCGACCTCGACTCCTGCCTCAATGAACTCTCTGAGGGGGACTACGAATTCCTTGTAGGCTTTGTACCCAATGATGCCGCCGCAGCGTACCTCGCAACGTTTGCAGGAATACTTAATACAGAAACACTGGCGGTAGTATTTGAAAGGGACGCGGAAACCCTTGAAAAACTCGTTGATGCTGTTATGGAAGGTACAAAAGCCGAGGTAATAGCTGCGAGGGCACACCACAACCCCGCCCCACTGAGGGTCAGGATAGACAGATTCCTGGAGGAGCTATGA
- a CDS encoding thymidylate synthase gives MSYEISVDEIAEGWLKLVRKIMSDGREIRDERGSLTREVMNTVVTIKNPLGRSGDFYHLPARSLINIRVPEGYFWSGEKLEKYSEQFLSDDRKGFVYTYGNRLRAHFGVDQVDRAIERLKNCKESRRATMVTWDPEIDTESDEVPCMILVDFKVREGRLFTTALWRSHDIYGAWFPNAVGLAYLADHVASEVGVEVGHITIHSISAHIYEVNFKEAQEVIENG, from the coding sequence ATGTCCTATGAGATAAGCGTCGATGAAATTGCAGAGGGCTGGCTTAAACTTGTTAGGAAGATAATGAGTGATGGAAGAGAGATAAGGGATGAAAGGGGGTCCCTCACAAGGGAGGTCATGAATACGGTTGTGACAATAAAAAACCCCCTAGGCAGGTCAGGGGACTTCTACCACCTCCCGGCCAGATCACTCATCAATATAAGGGTCCCTGAGGGGTACTTCTGGAGTGGGGAGAAACTTGAGAAGTACTCAGAACAGTTCCTCTCAGATGACAGGAAGGGGTTCGTATACACCTATGGTAACCGTCTCAGGGCACACTTCGGCGTGGACCAGGTGGATAGGGCGATAGAGAGGTTGAAAAACTGTAAAGAGTCCAGGAGGGCCACCATGGTCACATGGGACCCTGAAATAGATACTGAAAGTGATGAGGTCCCGTGCATGATCCTTGTGGACTTCAAAGTGAGGGAGGGGAGGCTCTTCACCACGGCACTCTGGCGCAGCCACGACATCTACGGGGCATGGTTCCCCAACGCCGTTGGCCTCGCCTACCTTGCAGATCACGTTGCATCGGAGGTGGGGGTTGAGGTGGGGCATATAACCATCCACTCCATTAGCGCTCATATATATGAGGTTAACTTCAAAGAAGCACAAGAGGTGATTGAAAATGGTTAG
- the mch gene encoding methenyltetrahydromethanopterin cyclohydrolase, whose amino-acid sequence MVSVNIEAKKIVDRMIEGADDLKISVDKLENGSTVIDCGVNVDGSIKAGELYTAVCLGGLADVGISIPGDLSERLALPSVKIKTDFPAISTLGAQKAGWSVSVGDFFALGSGPARALALKPAETYEEIGYQDEADIAVLTLEADKLPGDDVTDKIAEECDVSPENVYVLVAPTSSLVGSIQISGRVVENGTYKMLEALHFDVNKVKYAAGIAPIAPVDPDSLKAMGKTNDAVLFGGRTYYYIESEEGDDIKSLAENLPSSASEGYGKPFYDVFKEADYDFYKIDKGMFAPAEVVINDLRTGEVFRAGFVNEELLMKSFGL is encoded by the coding sequence ATGGTTAGTGTGAACATCGAGGCAAAAAAGATAGTTGACAGGATGATTGAAGGTGCAGATGACCTTAAAATAAGCGTTGATAAACTTGAAAATGGCTCAACAGTCATAGACTGTGGTGTTAACGTTGATGGTAGCATAAAGGCCGGTGAACTCTACACCGCGGTGTGCCTAGGCGGCCTTGCAGATGTGGGCATATCAATACCCGGTGACCTCTCAGAGAGGTTAGCCCTACCCTCAGTCAAGATAAAGACAGACTTCCCGGCCATCTCAACACTGGGCGCCCAGAAGGCAGGCTGGTCAGTCAGTGTTGGTGACTTCTTTGCCCTTGGGTCAGGACCTGCAAGGGCACTTGCACTTAAACCGGCAGAGACCTATGAGGAAATAGGCTACCAGGACGAGGCTGACATTGCAGTCCTCACACTTGAAGCAGATAAACTTCCAGGGGATGACGTCACAGACAAGATTGCAGAGGAATGTGATGTTTCACCGGAGAATGTTTACGTACTCGTGGCCCCAACATCATCCCTTGTGGGTTCAATACAGATATCAGGTCGTGTGGTGGAGAACGGTACCTACAAGATGCTTGAGGCACTCCACTTCGATGTTAACAAGGTCAAATACGCCGCAGGTATCGCCCCAATAGCCCCCGTTGACCCTGACAGCCTGAAGGCAATGGGTAAAACCAATGACGCCGTCCTCTTTGGAGGCAGGACCTACTATTACATAGAATCAGAGGAGGGCGACGATATAAAATCCCTTGCAGAGAACCTGCCATCATCAGCCTCTGAGGGCTACGGTAAACCATTCTACGACGTATTCAAGGAGGCGGACTACGACTTCTACAAGATAGACAAGGGCATGTTCGCACCAGCAGAGGTCGTCATAAATGACCTCAGAACCGGTGAGGTCTTCAGGGCAGGCTTCGTCAATGAAGAACTCCTGATGAAGTCCTTTGGACTTTAA
- a CDS encoding secondary thiamine-phosphate synthase enzyme YjbQ has translation MEFYTEEIPLRTSMRVELIDITSMVSGVLESSGIKEGILNIFSRHSTSAIFINENETRLLGDIESMLSGMVPSGGSYGHNVIDNNADSHLRAVLLGGSQTIPVVNGKMDLGTWQSIFFAELDGPRNRRIRVSVAGRP, from the coding sequence ATGGAATTCTATACAGAGGAGATTCCACTGCGAACCTCAATGCGGGTTGAACTCATTGATATAACATCCATGGTTTCAGGGGTCCTCGAGTCATCCGGAATAAAGGAGGGGATACTGAACATCTTCTCAAGGCATTCCACATCAGCGATATTCATAAATGAAAATGAGACACGGCTTCTGGGGGACATAGAGTCAATGCTCTCAGGTATGGTGCCTTCAGGCGGTTCATATGGCCATAATGTAATAGATAACAATGCCGATTCCCACCTGAGGGCCGTGCTTCTTGGTGGTAGCCAGACGATTCCGGTGGTAAATGGGAAGATGGACCTGGGTACATGGCAGAGCATATTCTTTGCTGAACTTGACGGACCAAGAAACAGGAGGATCAGGGTTTCGGTTGCTGGTAGGCCCTGA
- the pheT gene encoding phenylalanine--tRNA ligase subunit beta, with the protein MPVITLDYDDLKELGIDIDRERLIEVLPMMGSDIEDFDDEGIKVEFFPNRPDLLSVEGVARSLRGFLGIETGMPRYDVPESDIEVTVDESVLNVRPHLGMAVIENVRFTDKKLKQVMEFQEDLHWVIGRDRRKVAIGIHDLDRVEPPFLYSGVEPEGVTFTPLESVCEMTPREILEEHPKGVAYAHLLRDHERYPLITDKNGDVLSLPPIINGELTKLTTETERILVDVTGTDERAVNQALNIICTSFAESGGVIRSVTVRRPDSELRLPDLTPKEMSVSVSTASRITGIELDAAEIKGLLMKARMDASIVSPDEVLAVIPAYRVDILHEVDLVENIATQYCIGRIEPLIPEVATIAEEDNWNRADKFIREVMVGLGFQEVMSLMLTSEESHYQKMRLEEDERVQVAQPISQDRTMIRKSLLNGLLEFLEDNRHEDLPQRIFEVGDVVYIDPEAETRTRTVKKLACAVTHSSAGFTEIKSIAAAVVENLGYEFRVEPLDHPSFIRGRCAAIESEGESSKIRGFFGEVHPEVVTNFNLEYPVIALEIEFEEK; encoded by the coding sequence ATGCCTGTTATAACGTTGGATTACGATGACCTGAAGGAACTGGGCATTGACATTGATAGAGAAAGGCTCATTGAAGTTCTTCCGATGATGGGGAGTGACATTGAGGACTTTGATGATGAGGGTATTAAGGTTGAATTCTTCCCCAACCGCCCTGACCTCCTCTCGGTTGAGGGTGTTGCAAGGAGCCTCAGGGGATTTCTGGGGATTGAAACAGGCATGCCCCGTTATGATGTTCCTGAATCAGACATTGAGGTGACCGTTGATGAATCTGTCCTCAATGTGAGGCCCCACCTTGGAATGGCTGTCATTGAAAATGTGAGATTCACAGATAAGAAGCTCAAACAGGTCATGGAGTTCCAAGAGGACCTCCACTGGGTTATCGGGCGTGACCGGAGGAAGGTGGCCATTGGTATACATGACCTTGACCGTGTTGAGCCGCCCTTCCTCTACAGTGGAGTTGAACCTGAGGGTGTCACATTCACGCCTCTTGAGAGTGTATGTGAAATGACCCCCCGGGAGATACTGGAGGAGCACCCCAAGGGTGTGGCCTACGCACATCTCCTTAGGGACCATGAAAGGTATCCCCTGATAACCGATAAGAATGGAGATGTACTCTCCCTTCCCCCCATAATAAACGGGGAACTCACCAAGTTAACCACAGAGACAGAAAGGATACTGGTTGATGTTACAGGCACCGATGAGAGGGCAGTTAACCAGGCCCTGAACATCATATGCACGTCATTTGCAGAGTCTGGTGGTGTCATAAGGTCAGTAACGGTGAGGCGTCCTGATTCTGAGTTAAGGCTGCCGGACCTCACACCAAAGGAGATGAGTGTCTCTGTATCAACAGCTTCACGCATAACAGGCATTGAACTTGACGCTGCTGAGATTAAAGGGCTCCTCATGAAGGCCCGTATGGATGCATCCATTGTCTCTCCTGACGAGGTCCTTGCGGTTATCCCGGCCTACAGGGTGGACATCCTCCACGAGGTTGACCTTGTGGAGAACATAGCAACCCAGTACTGCATAGGGAGGATCGAACCCCTCATCCCTGAAGTTGCAACCATTGCAGAGGAGGATAACTGGAACAGGGCCGATAAATTCATAAGGGAGGTTATGGTGGGTCTGGGCTTCCAGGAGGTGATGAGCCTCATGCTGACGAGTGAGGAGAGCCACTACCAGAAAATGAGGCTTGAGGAGGATGAAAGGGTGCAGGTTGCCCAGCCAATTTCACAGGATCGGACCATGATCCGCAAGAGCCTCCTGAATGGTCTCCTTGAATTCCTTGAGGATAACAGGCATGAGGACCTCCCCCAGAGAATATTCGAGGTTGGTGACGTGGTATACATTGACCCTGAAGCCGAGACCCGTACACGTACCGTGAAGAAACTTGCATGTGCAGTCACCCACTCAAGCGCGGGGTTCACCGAGATCAAGTCAATTGCGGCGGCAGTGGTTGAGAACCTTGGATATGAGTTCAGAGTGGAACCCCTTGACCACCCATCATTCATAAGGGGGAGGTGTGCAGCCATTGAATCTGAGGGTGAATCATCAAAAATAAGAGGGTTCTTCGGTGAGGTGCACCCCGAGGTTGTGACAAACTTCAACCTGGAGTACCCTGTTATTGCCCTTGAAATTGAATTCGAGGAGAAGTGA